A genomic region of Cannabis sativa cultivar Pink pepper isolate KNU-18-1 chromosome 1, ASM2916894v1, whole genome shotgun sequence contains the following coding sequences:
- the LOC115706827 gene encoding mitochondrial import inner membrane translocase subunit TIM14-2 — MTSAMMAGFAVAAAAYAGRYSILAWNAFKARPPSAKLRRFYEGGFQPAMNRREAALILGVRERTPTEKVRTAHRRVMVANHPDAGGSHYLASKINEAKDILLGKTKGGGSAF; from the exons ATG ACTTCAGCAATGATGGCGGGATTTGCAGTTGCTGCTGCAGCATATGCTGGTAGATACAGCATTCTGGCTTGGAATGCCTTCAAAGCAAGACCACCCTCAGCAAAACTACGCAGATTTTACGAAGGTGGTTTTCAACCCGCTATGAACCGAAGAGAGGCGGCTTTAATACTTGGAGTCAG GGAAAGAACTCCAACTGAGAAGGTTAGGACAGCACATAGAAGGGTGATGGTTGCAAACCATCCAGATGCAGGTGGTAGCCATTACCTTGCATCGAAAATCAATGAAGCCAAAGATATCTTACTTGGAAAAACCAAGGGCGGTGGTTCTGCTTTTTGA
- the LOC115706821 gene encoding uncharacterized protein LOC115706821, whose protein sequence is MAEIRGSNTWRDEFASFIEDTGVRYAADPILLSTPSFDTETISTEFVSSSSDEPRNDKSEEAPDESLKEQVKGFAIAWGEILLDLGRGCKDIVQQSFLTEDSYIVRKLEKPIARASDKLSYFNDFLPEDRDPAHAWSVIFFVFFLALAAINVNNQHGSMAPMKKVRIHPPNATRIQLPDGRQMAYQEQGVPANIARFSIITPHSFLSSRLAGIPGIKLSLLEEFGIRLVTFDLPGFGESDPHPSRNLNSSALDMLHLANAVGVRDKFWVLAHSSGGMHAWAALKYIPDKVAGAALLAPIMNPYEPGMTREEMKRTWENWMPRRKFMYFLARRLPGFLSSFYHRTFLSGKLERIDKWLSVSLGKKDEILIEEPMFEELWDRNMEESIRQRNVKPFIEEAVLLVSDWGFKLQELQVQRRCQGRGILPWLKSMYSQAECGLTGFLGQIHIWQGMVDHVAPSSMADYIARVLPEAIVHKLPNEGHFSYYFFCDECHRKILSTLFGPPQGPIFNNEEMEQTPLEETEQEKS, encoded by the exons ATGGCGGAGATAAGAGGATCTAACACGTGGCGAGACGAATTCGCTAGTTTTATCGAGGACACCGGAGTACGGTACGCCGCTGATCCTATCCTTCTCTCAACACCGTCGTTTGATACAGAAACGATATCGACCGAGTTCGTCTCCTCCTCCTCCGACGAGCCTCGAAACGACAAATCGGAGGAGGCTCCAGACGAGAGCCTGAAGGAACAGGTGAAAGGTTTCGCCATCGCTTGGGGCGAGATTCTCTTGGATTTGGGGAGAGGATGCAAGGACATTGTTCAGCAGAGCTTCCTGACTGAGGATTCGTACATTGTGCGAAAGCTTGAGAAGCCGATCGCAAGAGCTTCGGACAAATTGAGTTACTTCAATGACTTTTTGCCCGAGGATCGCGATCCGGCTCACGCTTGGTCCGTCATCTTCTTTGTCTTTTTCCTCGCACTAGCAG CTATTAATGTAAATAACCAACACGGAAGCATGGCCCCAATGAAGAAAGTGAGAATACATCCTCCAAATGCTACTCGTATACAACTTCCGGATGGGAGACAAATGGCTTATCAAGAACAAGGTGTCCCAGCTAACATAGCTAGATTTTCTATAATTACCCCACATTCTTTCCTTTCATCACGACTTGCAG GTATACCTGGGATTAAGTTGTCTCTACTTGAAGAGTTTGGTATTCGCTTGGTCACGTTTGACCTTCCTGGTTTTGGGGAAAGTGACCCTCATCCCAGCCGAAATCTTAACTCATCAGCATTAGATATGTTGCACCTAGCCAATGCTGTCGGTGTTCGAGATAAGTTTTGGGTGCTAGCCCACTCAAGTGGAGGCATGCATGCTTGGGCTGCGCTTAAATACATTCCTGACAAAGTTGCAG GTGCAGCCTTGTTGGCCCCCATTATGAATCCGTATGAGCCTGGCATGACCAGAGAAGAGATGAAAAGAACTTGGGAAAATTGGATGCCAAGAagaaaatttatgtatttcttagCTCGCAGATTACCTGGATTTCTCTCCTCTTTCTATCATCGTACCTTTTTATCTGGAAAGCTAGAGCGGATTGATAAGTGGTTATCTGTCTCACTTGGAAAGAAG GACGAAATTCTAATTGAAGAACCAATGTTTGAAGAACTATGGGATAGAAATATGGAGGAATCAATCCGCCAGAGAAACGTAAAACCATTCATagaagaagcagttttgcttGTATCAGATTGGGGTTTTAAGTTGCAAGAACTTCAGGTGCAGAGAAGGTGTCAAGGCCGAGGAATTCTCCCTTGGCTCAAATCCATGTACAGTCAAGCAGAATGCGGACTGACTGGGTTTCTAGGCCAAATACACATATGGCAG GGCATGGTTGACCACGTGGCTCCATCGTCAATGGCCGACTATATAGCCCGAGTATTACCAGAAGCCATTGTGCACAAGCTCCCTAATGAAGGCCACTTCTCCTACTATTTTTTCTGTGATGAATGCCATCGGAAGATACTTTCCACGCTCTTTGGACCTCCACAAGGCCCAATCTTCAATAATGAGGAAATGGAGCAAACACCATTAGAAGAAACCGAACAAGAGAAGTCGTGA